The Anaerolineales bacterium genome contains a region encoding:
- a CDS encoding glycosyltransferase family 1 protein: MWVFFRGFQNAWRKQALGLPPLPAGGPAGIIRRTAPHVFGYSPSVIPRPADWPSEVHVTGYWFCDPPPGWQPPDGLRAFLDSGAAPVYIGFGSMPDAEVRGTTQLVLEAIRIAGVRGILLRGWSGLGGDALPETVFAVDSIPHSWLFPRMAAVVHHGGAGTTAAGLRAGVPSIITPYAADQFVWAKRVSELQLGPKPVSYHSLTAQKLADAIRQAVDDGAMRDRAADFGRRIEAEPGVEKAVEIISGYLSGLTR, encoded by the coding sequence ATGTGGGTTTTCTTCCGCGGCTTTCAGAATGCCTGGCGCAAGCAAGCCTTGGGCTTGCCGCCGCTGCCGGCCGGCGGACCGGCCGGGATCATCCGCAGGACTGCGCCCCACGTTTTTGGATACAGCCCATCGGTGATCCCGCGGCCGGCGGATTGGCCGTCGGAAGTCCATGTGACCGGATATTGGTTCTGCGATCCGCCGCCGGGCTGGCAGCCGCCGGATGGCCTCAGAGCCTTTCTCGATTCCGGAGCCGCCCCCGTGTACATCGGTTTCGGAAGCATGCCGGATGCGGAGGTCCGCGGAACCACGCAACTTGTCTTGGAGGCGATCCGGATCGCCGGGGTGAGGGGGATCCTGCTCAGAGGGTGGAGCGGGTTGGGGGGCGATGCTCTCCCGGAGACCGTCTTTGCTGTGGATTCGATCCCGCATTCCTGGCTGTTCCCGAGGATGGCGGCGGTTGTTCATCACGGGGGAGCGGGCACCACGGCGGCCGGTTTGCGCGCCGGGGTTCCGTCGATCATCACGCCGTATGCGGCCGACCAATTCGTTTGGGCGAAGCGGGTGTCGGAGCTGCAGCTCGGCCCGAAGCCTGTTTCTTACCATAGCTTGACGGCGCAAAAACTGGCCGATGCGATCCGGCAGGCGGTTGACGATGGGGCCATGCGCGACCGCGCCGCAGATTTTGGCCGTCGCATCGAAGCCGAGCCCGGGGTGGAGAAGGCGGTGGAGATCATCTCCGGATATTTAAGCGGATTGACCCGCTGA
- a CDS encoding DUF1330 domain-containing protein, protein MPCYMIIDSKILDPVPYREYQSRVAEIVAKYGGKYLARTRQVYALSETWRPERLILLEFPNQQKIRKWLASAEYRAIAPLREAGAETKAIIVEGSID, encoded by the coding sequence ATGCCCTGCTACATGATCATTGATTCGAAAATCCTCGACCCCGTTCCGTATCGGGAGTACCAATCCAGAGTGGCGGAGATCGTGGCCAAATATGGGGGAAAATATCTGGCGCGGACGCGGCAGGTTTACGCCTTGTCGGAAACTTGGCGTCCGGAAAGACTGATACTTTTGGAATTTCCGAACCAGCAAAAAATCCGCAAATGGCTCGCCTCGGCAGAATACCGGGCCATCGCGCCGCTCCGGGAGGCAGGGGCGGAGACGAAAGCTATTATTGTGGAAGGATCGATCGATTAA
- a CDS encoding methylated-DNA--[protein]-cysteine S-methyltransferase, whose amino-acid sequence MDRRRQGLQQDRSLFTVISFPFGSAAVVWRKTAGKPRIQRIFLEETLSPVRKARQQFPGVKSSSGEDIAEILERMRLFLRGQSVTFSLEGIALERCGRFQRKILQAESRIPRGWVSTYGRLAARIGVGGGGRAAGKALAENPFPILIPCHRTVRADGTLGGFQGGVRMKREFLEMEGTVFSGDGRVVMKNVYY is encoded by the coding sequence ATGGATCGCCGGCGTCAGGGCCTCCAGCAAGACCGCAGCCTCTTCACGGTGATCTCTTTCCCTTTCGGCTCGGCCGCCGTCGTTTGGAGGAAAACGGCCGGAAAACCGAGAATTCAGCGGATCTTCCTGGAGGAAACCCTTTCACCGGTCCGGAAGGCCAGACAGCAGTTCCCCGGAGTTAAATCCTCCTCCGGAGAGGATATCGCGGAAATCCTCGAGCGGATGCGGTTGTTCCTTCGCGGCCAATCGGTGACGTTTTCTCTTGAAGGAATCGCCTTGGAAAGGTGTGGGCGATTCCAGAGAAAAATCCTGCAGGCGGAATCCCGCATACCCCGCGGATGGGTCAGCACATACGGACGGCTGGCCGCACGGATCGGAGTGGGAGGCGGCGGCCGGGCGGCTGGAAAGGCGTTGGCGGAAAACCCGTTTCCGATCCTGATCCCGTGCCACCGCACGGTCAGGGCGGACGGAACCTTGGGCGGATTTCAAGGGGGAGTGCGGATGAAACGAGAATTTCTAGAAATGGAAGGGACGGTTTTTTCTGGTGACGGCCGAGTGGTAATGAAAAATGTGTATTATTAG
- a CDS encoding glycosyltransferase produces MKITIAAVGSRGDVQPFIALGSGLQKAGFEVFLSAPKIFSGLIAAYGLHHIPISVNPQQIMEHPSMQAAAKSNNPVRLMRSMFREGLPLIRTFLEEVCSNCRGSDAVVLTAVPNGALDAAQKMNVP; encoded by the coding sequence ATGAAAATCACCATCGCCGCCGTTGGTTCGCGCGGGGACGTTCAACCGTTTATCGCCCTGGGATCCGGCCTGCAGAAGGCCGGGTTTGAGGTTTTCCTTTCCGCCCCGAAAATATTCTCGGGGCTGATCGCCGCATACGGACTGCACCATATCCCGATCAGCGTCAATCCGCAGCAGATCATGGAGCACCCTTCCATGCAGGCCGCGGCGAAGAGCAACAATCCGGTCCGGCTGATGCGATCAATGTTCCGCGAGGGGCTGCCGCTGATCCGGACCTTTCTGGAGGAAGTGTGTTCTAACTGCCGGGGAAGCGACGCCGTCGTGCTGACGGCGGTTCCCAACGGCGCTCTCGACGCCGCGCAAAAGATGAATGTCCCTTAA
- a CDS encoding serine hydrolase — protein MKIPISRIIAYLLTACSVAFAAGCANPSGGFGASATEFPDSEKSYWPTAGWLTSAPEEQGLDGAKLDGMLKQIRAEKLDLHSIVVIRHGYIVHETYFKNQTADEKHALYSVTKSFLSALIGIAVEEGGIFGIGQEVLDFFPGTLFENPDPRKEAMTLEDLLTMRSGLAWLEADETFRELYSTVDWVKFMLDLPMADVPGTAFNYCSGCSNLLSAILQVATMKTAEEYAAEHLFPRIGIADYRWESDPAGASVGGWGLYLTPRDMAKLGLLYLRGGEWDGRQIVPADWVRESTRKHTATGGAFGYGYQWWIYPRWGAYAALGRGGQMVFVIPESDLIVVTTADMPDHDDLFELIEDFIQPALSD, from the coding sequence ATGAAAATTCCAATATCGCGAATCATCGCATATCTCCTGACAGCCTGCAGTGTGGCCTTCGCCGCCGGTTGCGCAAACCCGTCCGGCGGATTCGGCGCTTCGGCCACCGAATTTCCGGATTCGGAGAAATCCTATTGGCCGACCGCAGGCTGGCTCACGTCCGCGCCGGAGGAGCAGGGTTTGGACGGGGCGAAGCTGGACGGGATGCTTAAGCAAATCCGAGCGGAGAAGCTGGACTTGCACAGCATAGTGGTGATCCGGCATGGGTATATCGTCCACGAGACGTATTTCAAAAATCAAACGGCGGACGAGAAGCATGCCCTCTATTCCGTCACCAAAAGCTTCCTGTCCGCCCTGATCGGGATCGCGGTGGAGGAGGGGGGTATCTTCGGGATCGGACAGGAGGTTCTGGATTTCTTTCCCGGGACGCTGTTTGAAAACCCCGATCCGCGCAAGGAAGCCATGACCCTGGAGGATTTGCTGACGATGCGCTCCGGCCTGGCTTGGCTGGAAGCCGACGAGACCTTCCGGGAGCTCTACAGCACCGTCGATTGGGTGAAGTTCATGCTCGATCTGCCGATGGCGGACGTTCCGGGAACCGCGTTCAATTATTGTTCCGGGTGCAGCAACCTGCTTTCGGCCATCCTGCAGGTGGCGACCATGAAGACGGCGGAGGAATACGCCGCCGAACATCTCTTTCCCCGAATCGGGATCGCCGATTACCGGTGGGAAAGCGATCCGGCGGGGGCTTCGGTCGGAGGCTGGGGGCTGTATCTCACGCCGCGCGATATGGCCAAACTCGGATTGTTGTACCTGCGCGGCGGGGAGTGGGACGGGCGGCAAATTGTGCCTGCGGATTGGGTGCGCGAATCGACCCGCAAACACACCGCCACCGGCGGCGCGTTCGGATACGGATATCAATGGTGGATCTATCCCCGCTGGGGCGCCTACGCGGCCCTCGGACGGGGCGGGCAGATGGTCTTCGTAATCCCGGAATCCGATCTGATCGTCGTCACCACGGCGGATATGCCGGATCACGACGACCTCTTCGAGTTGATCGAGGATTTCATCCAACCGGCTCTGAGCGATTGA
- a CDS encoding ABC transporter ATP-binding protein: protein MDLSIETRQLSKAYGAVRAVDSVDLRVGRGEIYGFLGLNGAGKTTTIRALLGMIKPSAGSVRVMGEPVGPHGRGPWRRIGHMVERPSAYPDLTVRENLEIARRLQEYTDSSATDRVIGLLHLGEYAGRKAGTLSTGNLQCLALARALLHEPELVVLDEPANGLDPAGVVEIRGLLAGLAKEKGVTVFMSSHILTEVDRLADRIGIIHKGRLIEELRAGQLEELRARRLVVKTRDLPKAQQTLVRAGCDPKLADGSIYLGDERSINAPDRIAELLVGDCVPPTHLAVEQEDLEQHFLKLTH, encoded by the coding sequence ATGGATCTGTCTATTGAAACGAGACAATTGTCGAAGGCTTACGGCGCGGTGCGGGCCGTGGATTCGGTCGACCTGCGCGTCGGGCGCGGCGAAATCTACGGCTTCCTCGGCCTCAACGGCGCGGGGAAGACGACGACCATCCGCGCCCTGCTCGGGATGATCAAACCCAGCGCCGGATCCGTGCGGGTTATGGGGGAACCGGTCGGGCCGCACGGGCGCGGTCCCTGGCGGCGGATCGGACACATGGTCGAGCGTCCCTCCGCCTACCCGGACCTGACCGTCCGGGAGAATCTTGAAATAGCGCGGCGGCTGCAGGAGTACACCGATTCCTCCGCGACCGACCGCGTGATCGGCCTGCTGCATCTCGGAGAGTATGCGGGCCGCAAAGCGGGGACTCTCTCGACCGGCAACCTCCAGTGCCTGGCGCTTGCGCGGGCGCTGCTCCACGAGCCGGAGCTGGTCGTCCTCGACGAGCCGGCCAACGGGTTGGATCCGGCGGGCGTCGTCGAGATCCGCGGACTGCTCGCTGGACTGGCAAAGGAGAAAGGCGTGACGGTATTCATGTCGAGCCACATTCTCACCGAAGTCGACCGGCTCGCGGACCGGATCGGCATCATCCACAAAGGCCGGTTGATCGAGGAGCTGCGGGCAGGACAGTTGGAAGAACTGCGCGCCCGACGGCTCGTCGTGAAAACGCGCGACTTGCCGAAGGCGCAGCAAACGCTGGTCCGGGCCGGTTGCGACCCCAAGCTCGCCGACGGTTCGATTTACCTCGGCGATGAACGGTCGATCAACGCGCCGGATCGGATCGCCGAGCTGTTGGTGGGCGACTGTGTTCCGCCCACTCATTTGGCGGTGGAGCAGGAAGACCTCGAGCAGCATTTTCTGAAACTGACGCATTAA
- a CDS encoding transcriptional regulator codes for MTGQLRGLAELNRVIHEPSRLLLVALLSSVESADFLFLLKESRLTKGNLSVHLMRLEEAGYLTVKKSFRGKIPHTEFRLTAKGRTAFDEYRKSMGSIMGEGKGKR; via the coding sequence ATGACCGGGCAGCTGCGCGGCCTCGCCGAGTTGAATCGGGTGATCCATGAGCCGTCCCGGCTGCTTCTGGTGGCGCTGCTCTCGTCGGTCGAATCCGCGGACTTCCTCTTCCTCCTCAAGGAGAGCCGCCTGACCAAAGGCAACCTCTCGGTGCATCTGATGCGGCTCGAGGAGGCGGGATATCTCACCGTGAAGAAATCCTTCCGCGGGAAGATCCCGCACACCGAATTCCGCCTGACCGCCAAGGGCCGGACGGCGTTCGACGAATATCGCAAGAGCATGGGTTCGATTATGGGTGAGGGCAAAGGAAAACGGTAA
- a CDS encoding ABC transporter permease, whose amino-acid sequence MTSFYTAFWTESLKAFRSKVPWITFAAFSAFPIIGGVFMMIMRNPEQARAMGLVGAKAQLLSGGTVDWQSYFDFLSVGTAGAGAILFAFIFAWVFGREFSDHTAKQLLALPTRRETIVWAKLLLSTLWILCLGVWIFLLGILVGAAISLPGWSSGAVRTAFGSLMLSTFLTALLMPLVALFASAGRGYLPPLAWAFGTLGAAQIAGLMGWGDRFPWAVPGMVSMMFSVVYGARAEGVGVHSYVLVMLTCLIGVAATIAWWRSADQSK is encoded by the coding sequence ATGACTTCTTTCTATACCGCTTTCTGGACTGAATCCCTGAAGGCTTTCCGATCCAAGGTGCCGTGGATTACCTTCGCCGCGTTTTCGGCATTCCCTATCATCGGCGGCGTGTTCATGATGATCATGCGCAACCCCGAGCAGGCGCGGGCGATGGGCCTCGTCGGCGCCAAGGCGCAGCTGCTCAGCGGGGGAACCGTCGATTGGCAGTCGTATTTCGATTTCCTTTCGGTGGGGACCGCGGGGGCGGGGGCGATCCTGTTCGCTTTCATTTTCGCCTGGGTGTTCGGGCGCGAGTTTTCCGATCACACCGCCAAGCAACTGCTGGCGCTCCCGACCCGCCGGGAGACGATCGTCTGGGCGAAACTGCTGCTATCCACCCTCTGGATCCTGTGTCTGGGAGTCTGGATTTTTCTTCTCGGCATTCTTGTCGGTGCCGCAATCTCGCTCCCGGGTTGGTCGTCCGGCGCGGTCCGGACCGCATTCGGATCCCTGATGCTTTCCACTTTCCTGACCGCCTTGCTCATGCCGCTCGTGGCGCTGTTTGCCAGCGCCGGCCGCGGCTATCTGCCTCCTTTGGCGTGGGCGTTCGGCACGCTGGGCGCGGCCCAGATCGCCGGCCTGATGGGCTGGGGCGACCGTTTCCCGTGGGCCGTGCCGGGCATGGTCAGCATGATGTTCAGCGTTGTCTATGGAGCGCGCGCCGAGGGAGTCGGCGTGCACAGTTACGTCCTGGTGATGCTCACCTGCCTTATCGGCGTCGCGGCCACGATCGCATGGTGGCGCAGCGCGGACCAATCGAAATGA